The sequence below is a genomic window from Thermoflavifilum sp..
CTTTTAGCTTATTCGAGCTGGCCGTTTATTCTCTACTTATATTGCCCTTTAGCTTTCCTGAATAGCTGCAATCCCGGGAAGCGTTTTTCCTTCAAAGTATTCTAACAATGCTCCTCCACCTGTAGAAACGTAACTGACCCGGTCTTCCAGCCCAAATTGATGCAGTGCAGCTACAGAGTCGCCTCCACCCACCAGTGAAAATGCACCTGCCTGCGTAGCCTGAACGATAGCCTCTGCAATGGCCTGCGTGCCCTTCACAAAAGGCTTCAGTTCAAACACGCCCATGGGTCCATTCCAGAGAATCGTGCGCGCCCGCTGGATGAGTGTACTATACCGTTTGGTGGTTTCCGGACCAATATCCAATCCCATCTGATCGGCCGGGAAATGCGTATGATCAACGATCTGTGTGGGGGCCTCTGCATCGAGTCGGGGAGCTACTACCGAGTCGACAGGAAGGGCGATCTCTACCCCTTGTTGATGCGCCTGTTGCAGGATATCTTTTGCAAGATCGAGCTTATCGGTTTCGCAAAGCGATTTGCCGACTTCATGCCCCTGCGCTTTCAGAAAGGTATAGGCCATACCCCCACCGATGATTAATGCCGACACACGCGGCAGGAGATTGGTGATGATGCCGATCTTGTCGGAAACCTTGGCCCCACCCAGTACGGCCACGAAAGGCTTTTCTGCACGATGCAGCACGCGTTCGGCATTTTTAACTTCGGCTTCCATCAGGAGGCCAAACATTTTCCTGTCGGGCGGAAAAAACTGGGCAATCACCGCTGTAGAAGCATGAGCTCGATGAGCCGTACCAAAAGCATCGTTTACATATACATCACCTAATTGCGCCAGCTGCCGGGCAAATGCGGCATCCCCTTTTTCCTCCTCCGGATGAAAACGCAGATTTTCCAGCAAAAGCACCTGTCCAGGCTGAAGAGCCTGTGCTTTACTCAGGGCTGTCTCTCCCACACAATCTTCGGCAAACAACACCTCCGTATTCAGCAATTCCGACAGATGTTTCACCAGATGACGAAGCGAATATTTGTCCTCCGGTCCTTTCTTCGGACGACCCAGATGCGACATCAGCACCACGGCGCCACCGTCGTGTCTGATTTTCTGAATCGTGGGCACGGCCGCGCGCATGCGGGTATCGTCAGTAATATGTAATGAATCATCGAGCGGCACGTTGAAATCAACCCGTACCAGTGCTCGGTGTCCCTGGAAGGAAAAAGATTGAAAATCCTGCATAGCCATGGGTTAAGTCGGACAAAGACCGATATGATTATTTTTGAATCAGCCGGGCAAAATATTTGAGGGTGCGTACCAGCTGCGATACATAGCTCATTTCATTGTCATACCAGGCCACAGTTTTCACCAGCTGCTGATCGCCCTGTGTAATCACCTTGGTCTGGGTAGCATCGAAAAGAGAGCCATACGTCATTCCGATGATATCACTGCTCACGATTTCATCTTCATTATAGCCAAAACTTTCATTAGCGGCGGCTTTCATGGCTGCGTTCACTTCTTCCACCGTCACTTTTTTCTTCAGAATCGTAATCAATTCTGTGAGAGAGCCGGTGATGGTAGGCACACGCTGGGCCACTCCATCGAGCTTACCGTTCAGATTGGGCAGTACCAGGCCAATGGCTTTAGCAGCTCCTGTTTTGTTGGGCACGATATTCATGGCTGCCGCACGGGCACGACGCAAATCGCCTTTGGGATGCGGAGCATCCTGTGTATTCTGGTCGTTGGTATATGCATGGATGGTGGTCATCAATCCAGCCACAATGCCAAATTGCTCATCCAGCACCTGTGCCATGGGAGCCAGGCAATTGGTTGTACAGGAAGCACAGCTGATGATGGTTTCCGATCCATCCAGAATATGGTGATTGACATTGTACACGATGGTTTTCAGGTCGCCTGTGGCAGGAGCGGAAATCACCACTTTTTTAGCACCCCCTTTCAGGTGGGCTTCGGCCTTGGTTTTATCGGTAAAATGTCCGGTACATTCCAGCACTACATCCACCTCATGTTTGCCCCAGGGGATCTGGGCCGGATCCTTCTGGGCATAAATCATAATTTCCTCGCCGTTCACGATAATAGATTGATCTGTTGATTTCACCTCTTCGTGAAAACGCCCCTGTGCGGTGTCGTATTTGAGCAGATGAGCCAGCACGGCTGGACTGGTCAGATCGTTGATAGCCACCACATCTACATCTTCCATTTTATAGATTTGTCGAAAAGCCAGGCGACCAATGCGTCCAAAGCCATTGATGCCGATTTTAACTTTTTGCGCCATTGTTGAAGGGATTTAATATGTGAAAAAATCAGCCGCAAAAGTACAAATTAATGCCATAAACCCTTCCAACACGTTTCATGATCAGGAAATTATTTGGCAAATTTCTCTCTGGCAATTAACTTTGCAATCCGTTTGCCGCGTTGGTCAATCGGCTAAGACGCCTCTCTTTCACGGAGGAATGACGGGTTCGACTCCCGTACGCGGTACCAGGTTTCAGGTTTTCTTCTCTTCGCATTTTCTTCTTCCAGCTACGTTCCCTGATTTTTTTGCACTCCAGGCTAAATGAAGCCCCTATCAGATGGATTTCCCGTTAGCTTTGTAAAAGAGTTTGTATAAGTAAGGTAAAAAACATGGGCAATTCTATCAAAAATATAATCATTATTGGACTTCAACCTTGGTATACTCAGATTGGTAGTACCTGTAAAAGCATAGCTCTTGAGCTCTCCAAAACACATCAAATATTGTATGTAAATACCCCGATAAACAGAAAAGCCATACTAAAAAAATATGCTCAACTAGAATACCATTATGAGGTTATCCGTAAAAAAAAACCTGCACTTATTCAGTTAGAGAAAAATTTCTGGAATTTATATCCACCGACTATACATGAATCAATTAATTGGATTCCAGTACCAAAATTATTTGATAAACTTAATCAAATAAACAACAAACGACTTGCTAAAGATATCCAATGGGCTGTCAATCAAATAGGATTCAAAAATTATATTCTATTTAATGACAACGACATGCTCAGGGGATACTACTTAAAAGAAATACTAAATCCTGATCTATACATTTACTTACTAAGGGATTTTGTGACAGCGGTTCCTTACTTTCAAAGACATGGAAGCAGGCTTGAACCACTGATAGCTGCAAAAGCGGATATAGCCAT
It includes:
- a CDS encoding phosphoglycerate kinase codes for the protein MQDFQSFSFQGHRALVRVDFNVPLDDSLHITDDTRMRAAVPTIQKIRHDGGAVVLMSHLGRPKKGPEDKYSLRHLVKHLSELLNTEVLFAEDCVGETALSKAQALQPGQVLLLENLRFHPEEEKGDAAFARQLAQLGDVYVNDAFGTAHRAHASTAVIAQFFPPDRKMFGLLMEAEVKNAERVLHRAEKPFVAVLGGAKVSDKIGIITNLLPRVSALIIGGGMAYTFLKAQGHEVGKSLCETDKLDLAKDILQQAHQQGVEIALPVDSVVAPRLDAEAPTQIVDHTHFPADQMGLDIGPETTKRYSTLIQRARTILWNGPMGVFELKPFVKGTQAIAEAIVQATQAGAFSLVGGGDSVAALHQFGLEDRVSYVSTGGGALLEYFEGKTLPGIAAIQES
- the gap gene encoding type I glyceraldehyde-3-phosphate dehydrogenase, which encodes MAQKVKIGINGFGRIGRLAFRQIYKMEDVDVVAINDLTSPAVLAHLLKYDTAQGRFHEEVKSTDQSIIVNGEEIMIYAQKDPAQIPWGKHEVDVVLECTGHFTDKTKAEAHLKGGAKKVVISAPATGDLKTIVYNVNHHILDGSETIISCASCTTNCLAPMAQVLDEQFGIVAGLMTTIHAYTNDQNTQDAPHPKGDLRRARAAAMNIVPNKTGAAKAIGLVLPNLNGKLDGVAQRVPTITGSLTELITILKKKVTVEEVNAAMKAAANESFGYNEDEIVSSDIIGMTYGSLFDATQTKVITQGDQQLVKTVAWYDNEMSYVSQLVRTLKYFARLIQK